In one window of Vanrija pseudolonga chromosome 5, complete sequence DNA:
- the eri1 gene encoding 3'-5' exonuclease eri1 — protein MTATTTGEAPCLPSDPPAPFTTNTTTTAEATAPDPPPSTADSTSQSSSPPPIERPRKKATASEMRASLEQLGLDTRGKRETLWKRLFTAFSRAKEDSEAAEAEAAAASRKTPPPKQPWGSFLCFDVEATCEQGKNFDYPNEIIEFPVVLLRWEEDADGGRARLVTVDTFHTYVRPTWRPVLSDFCSSLTGITQEVIDAAPTFPEVLRLLEAWLDKWDLRLGDGDGEGHGLKDALWVTDGPWDLRDFIPKQLHITPTTPAYPGYLLGPYLNLKAGVEVVLMESARREKDTSSSSSPKRSLPRLTTAMRRPPTNAAGPTYHLPIPGQLKALGLGTFSGRQHSGIDDATNIARILAELAARHVVLDANARLPPAKGYRRWPWMGKPGEVIWDAPAAPVLGVKVALGAPAPVAGADAAPPAEAADRTPDIAGLMDRLALGADDTPCAAPTPDPKPNL, from the exons ATGACAGCAACGACAACGGGCGAGGCGCCCTGTCTGCCCTCCGATCCTCCAGCGCCCTTCACAACGAACACAACCACGACGGCCGAAGCGACTGCTCCAGATCCACCGCCCAGCACAGCCGACAGCACCTCTCAGTCTTCTTCGCCTCCTCCCATTGAGCGTCCGCGCAAGAAGGCCACCGCGTCCGAGATGCGCGCCAGTCTCGAGCAGCTGGGGCTCGACACGCGCGGCAAGCGCGAGACGCTGTGGAA GCGCCTGTTCACGGCGTTCAGCCGCGCAAAGGAGGACTctgaggccgccgaggccgaggcggccgcagcgagccgcaagaccccgccgccaaagcAGCCGTGGGGCTCGTTCCTGTGcttcgacgtcgaggcgaccTGCGAGCAGGGCAAGAACTTTGACTACCCGAACGAGATCATC GAGTTTCCCGTCGTGCTCCTCcggtgggaggaggacgcggacggcgggcgcgccCGCCTCGTGACGGTCGACACGTTCCACACGTACGTCCGCCCCACCTGGCGCCCGGTGCTCTCCGACTTTTGCTCGTCCCTCACCGGCATTACGCAGGAGGTGattgacgccgcgccgacgttCCCAGAGGtgctgcgcctgctcgaggcgtGGCTTGACAAGTGGGacctgcgcctcggcgacggcgacggcgagggacACGGGCTCAAGGACGCGCTGTGGGTCACGGACGGGCCGTGGGATCtgag AGACTTTATCCCCAAGCAGCTCCACATcaccccgacgacgccggcctaCCCAGGCTACCTCCTCGGGCCGTACCTGAACCTCAAGGCGGGCGTGGAGGTGGTGCTGATGGAatctgcgcgccgcgagaaggacacgagcagcagctcctcgcccaAGCGCAGCCTGCCGCGCCTCACGACGGCGATGCGCCGTCCGCCGACCAACGCGGCCGGGCCAACGTACCACCTCCCGATCCCGGGCCAGCTGAAggcgctcgggctcggcacgTTCAGCGGCAGGCAGCACAGCGGtatcgacgacgcgacgaatATCGcgcgcatcctcgccgagctcgctgcccgccacgtcgtgctcgacgccaatGCGCGCCTCCCGCCCGCCAAGGGCTACAGGCGGTGGCCCTGGATGGGCAAGCCGGGCGAAGTCATCTGggacgcgcccgccgcgcccgtcctcggcgtcaaggtcgcgctcggcgcgccggcccctGTCGCAGGGGCAGATGCTGCGCCCCCGGCTGAGGCGGCCGACCGTACCCCCGACATCGCGGGCCTGATGGAccgtctcgcgctcggcgcggacgacacgccctgcgccgcgcccacgcccgaCCCCAAGCCCAACCTCTGA
- the CG15084 gene encoding Coiled-coil domain-containing protein, whose translation MQGFNRYIPPDFDPKKTSTLNAYQGKKHALGKRAKDIDKGVLVVRFELPFNIWCGTCNNHIGAGVRYNAQKRKVGNYYSTPIYAFRCKCHLCSGWFEIRTDPQNAAYVVSEGARKQESDWDPVENGGHAVYDTEAPSAAPNPDGTPLADPFESLEKDTDQRSAERAKKSRLTELYDDSARRSADPYAVSRALRDRFRVEKRDALAKQAADEGVKEKYGLGEDVVLGDEWEVLDEWTAARAEAPPSVDDGLSLGERIRKNTRTKYDVFDAEPVGRVRLPRAGMKRKAEDAAEATPPARPPPPPAAGLGGLAGYGSGSDSD comes from the exons ATGCAAGGCTTCAACCG CTACATCCCGCCAGACTTCGACCCGAAGAAGACGTCCACGCTCAACGCGTACCAGGGCAAGAAGCATGCGCTGGGCAAGCGCGCCAAGGACATTGACAAGGGGGTGTTGGTCGTGCG CTTCGAGCTCCCGTTCAACATCTGGTGCGGGACGTGCAAC AACCACATTGGCGCTGGAGTCCGCTACAACGCGCAGAAGCGCAAAGTGGGCAACTACTACTCGACGCCCATCTACGCGTTCCGGTGCAAGTGTCACCTCTGCTCGGGGTGGTTTGAGATCCGGACCGACCCGCAGAACGCGGCGTACGTCGTGTCTGAGGGCGCGCGGAAGCAGGAGAGTGACTGGGATCCGGTCGAGAATGGCGGACACGCAGTGTACG ACACCGAAGCCCCCTCCGCAGCGCCCAACCCGGACGGAACGCCACTAGCCGACCCCTTCGAGAGCCTAGAGAAGGACACGGACCAGCGGTCAGCGGAGCGCGCGAAGAAGTCGCGCCTCACGGAGCTGTATgacgactcggcgcggcgcagtgcGGACCCGTACGCCGTGTCCCGCGCGCTGCGGGACCGGTTTAGGGTGGAGAAGCGCGATGCGCTCGCGAAGCAGGCCGCAGACGAGGGCGTGAAAGAGAAGTACGGGCTGGGGGAGGACGTGGTCCTTGGCGACGAGTGGGAGGTGCTTGATGAGTGGACGGCCGCGCGGGCCGAAGCTCCCccctcggtcgacgacggcctcagcctcggtGAGCGGATACGCAAGAACACGCGCACCAAGTACGACGTGTTTGATGCTGAGCCTGTCGGGCGGGTACGCTTGCCTCGCGCGGGCATGAAGCGCAAGGCGGAagacgcggccgaggcaaCACCCCCagcgcggccaccgccgccaccggccgctggcctcggcgggctcgcAGGCTACGGCAGCGGCTCCGACTCTGACTAG
- the PRY3_0 gene encoding Cell wall protein PRY3 codes for MARISALLALVIAVGATASAAAPAHQHGVALEARRVAPDAAHNNARRHKKKCKPKSSSSSAAPTTTAAPTTTAVPPTTAAPTEASTTSGSGTAVTPPSSSSSSGSGAAATTSSTSAEEQATTSVSSSPSVEATAAPSTTSGTAEPTGSSSSASSSEASSSSEAPSSSASSSSEAPSSSSSEAPSSSSSSEAPSSTTSSSAEPSSTTSRAEPSSTTTTSSAAATTTAAATTSPEAPQPSAAAPDAHQFLQLHNDFRAQYGATPLTWSDDAAGVAATVAAKCDFFTHSNTPGFGENYAAAGVGYAVSGMFDIWSGEASSWDYNNPVYTKPAAHFTQVVWKATTSIGCAIHQCAPNPEVFNGSYDGDWNFLVCEYAPQGNIEGQYAENVGHKQ; via the coding sequence ATGGCCCGCATctccgccctcctcgccctcgtgaTCGCAGTCGGCGCgaccgcctccgccgccgccccggcgcACCAGCACGGCGTggccctcgaggcgcgccgcgtcgcccccGACGCGGCCCACAAcaacgcccgccgccacaagAAAAAGTGCAAGcccaagtcgtcgtcgtcgtccgccgcgcctacgacgacggccgcgcccACGACCACCGCCGTGCCCCCCACCACTGCCGCGCCGACAGaggcctcgacgacctcgggctcgggcacTGCCGTGACTccccccagcagcagctccagctcgggctcgggcgcggctgccacgacctcctcgacctcggccgaggagcaggccaCCACTagcgtctcgtcgtcgccctctgTCGAGGcaaccgccgcgccgtcgaccacgTCGGGCACGGCCGAGCCcactggctcgtcgtcgtcggcttcgagCTCCGAggcttcgtcgtcgagcgaggcgccgtcgtcttcggcttcgagctcgagcgaggctccgtcgtcctcgtccagcgaggccccctcttcctcctcttcgaGCGAGgccccctcgtcgaccacctcgtcgagcgctgAGCCCTCGTCGACTACCTCGAGGGCCGAGCCCTCGTCAACCACCActacctcgagcgccgccgccacaacgacagccgccgccaccacgtcGCCCGAGGCCCCCcagccgagcgccgcggctcCGGACGCGCACCAGTTCCTGCAGCTCCACAACGACTTCCGCGCGCAgtacggcgcgacgccgctcacgtggagcgacgacgctgccggcgtcgccgcgaccGTGGCGGCCAAGTGCGACTTCTTCACGCACTCGAACACGCCAGGCTTCGGCGAGAACTATGCAGCTGCAGGCGTGGGGTACGCCGTGTCGGGCATGTTCGACATCTGGAGCGGCGAGGCCAGCAGCTGGGACTACAACAACCCCGTGTACACCAAGCCCGCGGCGCACTTCACCCAAGTTGTCTGGAAGGCCACGACTTCGATCGGCTGTGCCATCCACCAATGCGCACCCAACCCGGAGGTCTTCAACGGCTCGTACGACGGCGACTGGAACTTCCTCGTGTGCGAGTATGCCCCGCAGGGCAACATTGAGGGCCAGTATGCCGAGAACGTTGGCCACAAGCAGTAG
- the Y212_2 gene encoding putative 21 protein, with amino-acid sequence MTQSTTHPDADPYAAPRVSYDTSALPPLPDARAPHPQYNPGPWANPPRPDGKRSPYYGGLFRGWDEHARAKDNWDIHVYAKPGNKTEREFSARLHDAIRREFPEVHLYTFYDRPVGPHPIPQFELDVFGSDQLGALLSFLVANHGPLSVLVHPNTGDARGDHDQRAIWLGPKLILDLESLGEQPAVQLAREAQEAAAAKSAN; translated from the exons ATGACGCaatccaccacccaccccgacgccgacccgtACGCTGCCCCCCGCGTATCCTACGACACGTccgcgctcccgccgctaccggacgcgcgcgccccgcACCCCCAGTACAACCCCGGCCCTTGGGCCaaccctcctcgcccggACGGCAAACGGAGCCCGTACTACGGCGGCCTGTTTCGCGGGTgggacgagcacgcgcgcgcaaagGACAACTGGGACATCCACGTGTATGCAAAG CCCGGGAACAAGACGGAGCGCGAGTTCTCAGCCCGCCTGCACGACGCCATCCGCCGCGAGTTCCCCGAGGTGCACCTGTACACTTTTTACGACCGCCCCGTCGGGCCGCACCCCATCCCGCAGTTTGAGCTCGACGTGTTCGGCTCggaccagctcggcgcgctgttGAGCTTCCTCGTGGCCAACCACGGGCCGTTGAG CGTGCTCGTCCACCCCAACactggcgacgcgcgcggaGACCACGACCAGCGCGCGATCTGGCTTGGGCCAaagctcatcctcgacctcgagtcgcttggcgagcagcctgccgtgcagctcgcacgcgaggcgcaggaggcggcagcggccaaGTCAGCAAACTAG
- the ypt3 gene encoding GTP-binding protein ypt3, which produces MAEGSNYDYLFKVVLIGDSGVGKSRAKQLPPTVLSRFTRNEFNLESKSTIGVEFATRSINVDGKTVKAQIWDTAGQERYRAITSAYYRGAVGALLVYDIAKHSTYENVTRWLKELRDHADQNIVIMLVGNKSDLKHLRAVSTDEAKGFASEQQLSFIETSALDASNVEAAFQNILTDIYRIVSSKSLESGGDVIKPTDGQTIIVTPTADDGGAKQGGKCC; this is translated from the exons ATGGCTGAGGGATCCAACTACGACTACCTTTTCAAG GTCGTGCTTATCGGTGACTCGGGCGTCGGCAAGTC CCGTGCTAAACAATTGCCCCCCACAGTTCTCTCTCGTTTCACCCGCAACGAGTTCAACCTCGAGTCCAAGTCGACGATCGGCGTCGAGTTTGCCACCAGGAGCATCAacgtcgacggcaagacggTGAAGGCGCAGATTTGGGACACTG CTGGACAGGAGCGCTACCGTGCCATCACCTCGGCGTACTaccgcggcgcggtcggcgcccTTCTCGTCTACGACATTGCCAAGCACTCGACGTATGAGAATGTGACCCGCTGGCTCAAGGAGCTCCGGGACCACGCCGACCAGAACATTGTCATCATGCTCGTCGGAAACAAGAGCGATCTTAAGCACctccgcgccgtgtcgaccgacgaggccaagggctTTGCCAGCGAACAACAGCTGTCGTTCATCGAGACTTCGGCATTGGACGCATCCAACGTCGAGGCCGCTTTCCAGAACATCCTCACTG ACATCTACCGCATCGTCTCGTCCAAGTCGCTCGAGTCGGGAGGCGACGTTATCAAGCCTACCGACGGCCAGACCATCATTGTCACGCccacggccgacgacggtggtgCCAAGCAGGGCGGCAAGTGCTGTTAA
- the PRY2 gene encoding Protein PRY2, with protein MQLALLAVLSLLGAANALPAAPGWQLARRADGAQVMHLGNEIREVYPAAKRASPPKCRPKQHKTAAGDSNPSVAPVPPASAAAPSDSAPATTSPVAAVAPTEAAASPSAAAPDAPSPSAAAPSESPSPSAAAPSPAAASPSPEADQVAPGSPDPAAEPAAQPSSESASPSPSPSGQAAAAGGAADAAPSPSADAQAAALSPAPAQPTPAPALNANPPQLGADGFVHATYTDKAPGDAASGLSGNFQSDMLKLHNDFRSHFGAGALTWDDSLVAVAAKNANACVFQHTPADQRNGNGENIVQGGGAGFDTTRLFALWADEEGAYDYNNPGYSEATGHFTQLVWKATTKLGCASAQCSGQTYIVCEYNPAGNMIGSFPENVVELDARALSADEQSILNLHNNFRRQYGANALSWDANLAAFARSYASKCQFKHSGTKGQGENLAAGGGAGWDMPKLFKMWSDEASKYNYNNPVFTSAAGHFTQVVWKGTTKLGCAVVDCADGTIFQGFKSRYLVCEYTAPGNYAGQFTQNVGRKQ; from the exons AtgcagctcgccctcctcgccgttcTCTCCCTCCTgggcgccgccaacgccctccccgccgcgccggggtggcagctcgcccgccgcgccgacggcgcgcaggtcATGCACCTCGGCAACGAGATCCGTGAGGTCtaccccgccgccaagcgcgcctcgccgcccaagTGCCGCCCCAAGCAGCACAAGACGGCCGCGGGCGACTCGAACCCCTCGGTCGCGCCCGTGCCCCCCGCTTCTGCCGCCGCaccgtccgactcggcgcccgccacgacctcgcccgtcgccgccgtcgcgccgaccgaggccgccgcgtcgccctctgctgctgcgcccgacgcgccctcgccgtccgccgcggcgccgtccgAGTCCCCGTCCCCCTCGGCTGctgcgccctcgcccgccgcggcgtccccctcgcccgaggccgaccagGTCGCGCCCGGCTCGCCCGACCCGGCCGCTGAGCCTGCCGCGCAGccctcgtccgagtccgcgtcgccctcgccctctccctcgggccaggccgccgccgccggcggcgccgccgatgctgccccctcgccgtcggccgacgcgcaggccgccgccctctcgcccgcgcccgcccagccgacccccgccccggcgcTCAACGCCAACCCTCCCCAGCTTGGAGCTGACGGCTTCGTGCACGCGACCTACACCGACAAGGCGCCTGGtgacgccgcgtcgggccTCTCTGGCAACTTCCAGAGCGACATGCTCAAGCTTCACAACGACTTCCGCTCGCActttggcgccggcgcgctcacTTGGGACGACTCGCTGGTGGCCGTCGCTGCCAAGAACGCCAATGCCTGCGTGTTCCAGcacacgcccgccgaccagcgcaacggcaacggcgagaACATTgtccagggcggcggcgccggctttGACACGACGCGCCTCTTCGCGCTctgggccgacgaggagggcgcctACGACTACAACAACCCCGGCTACTCGGAGGCCACTGGCCACTTTACCCAGCTTGTCTGGAAGGCCACCACCAAGCTCGGCTGTGCCTCGGCCCAGTGCAGCGGCCAGACGTACATTGTCTGCGAGTACAACCCCGCCGGCAACATGATTGGCTCGTTCCCAGAGAAC gtcgtcgagctcgacgctcgcgccctcagcgccgacgagcagtcGATCCTGAACCTGCACAACAACTTTCGGCGGCAGTACGGCGCCAACGCGCTGAGCTGGGACGCCAACCTGGCCGCGTTCGCGCGCTCGTACGCGTCCAAGTGCCAGTTCAAGCACTCTGGCACTAAGGGCCAGGGCGAGAACCtcgctgcgggcggcggcgccggctgggACATGCCCAAGCTCTTCAAGATGTGGTCCGACGAGGCGAGCAAGTACAACTACAACAACCCCGTCTTCACGTCCGCCGCAGGCCACTTCACCCAGGTCGTGTGGAAGGGCACCACCAAGCTCGGctgtgccgtcgtcgactgcgCAGACGGCACAATCTTCCAGGGATTCAAGTCGCGTTATCTCGTCTGCGAGTACACCGCCCCGGGCAACTACGCCGGCCAGTTCACGCAGAACGTCGGCCGCAAGCAGTAG
- the priB_13 gene encoding Protein priB has translation MQSRPPTRDRPPQFHLTPATPTATRLLDLVARIRKIDDEAIETRREKRSALRRPQGSNAEEVKACEGCRRAKTKCFNVDGAACTRCQVAGRVCTYPEAKVRGRKADRTIQSLLNCMEDELAALLAPDPRSRQQPSGTSRAQRAEDSASHSALHNPLGVLATAATQPSGLLMHGGQSGLYWNNIYSVKPEEDLGQDPVLQGILEEEDLNRLVELYFAKLAPTFMHLDDGVHSPIFLRMNSPFLTTAIAAVAASFDPLSLLIAPGLQAHAHRLASLAFENGSKSLEVVQGFLALVHWAAWPSHDWLADRSWAYQGQAMRLACEIRLDLPPDPNLALTYRHSRPLTDDEVARLMACRKRTYLLVCLSEIGLATQSGRADTTSGHRLIHPPDLGFLRPHDSRNMTFSASVKLNHIFGRALHRWHGMDKDDTPDLERELFVRDWRRDLGEWKTSWMGTSRLVDVAAVYNHIMLLLLSLRVPGSHASTQALLREISELAVQLLVTVLRWRDDVPFDESGGLAYASNFLIVQIAYGAALVHKLARPLDSDRAAEVSARVTDIATLLDQIAAARLHTVSFAGYYAAQIRSLCGLEAPPQPSHHVNINVQGAAGPDPFDFSFMLDHEPHAFDATVISDRILSLLGVGLEEQWE, from the exons ATGCAgtcccgcccgccgacgcgcgacCGGCCCCCACAGTTCCACTTGACGCCAGCAACGCCGACCGCCACGcggctgctcgacctcgtcgcgcgcatcCGCAAgattgacgacgaggcgatcgaGACGCGCCGCGAGAAGCGCTCGGCTTTGCGCCGCCCACAGGGGAGCAATGCCGAAGAAGTCAAGGCTTGCGAGGGATGCCGGCGCGCCAAGACCAAGTGCTtcaatgtcgacggcgcggcgtgcaccCGCTGCCAGGTGGCCGGGAGGGTGTGTACCTACCCCGAGGCGAAGGTCCGGGGGAGGAAGGCCGACAGGAC GATCCAGTCCCTTCTCAACTGCatggaggacgagctcgccgccctcctcgcaccCGACCCGCGCTCGCGACAACAGCCCAGCGGTACGAgccgcgcccagcgcgcagAGGACTCGGCGTCCCACTCGGCCCTGCACAACcccctcggcgtgctcgcgacggcTGCGACGCAGCCGTCCGGGCTGCTCATGCATGGCGGCCAGTCGGGGCTGTACTGGAATA ACATTTATTCGGTCAAGCCGGAAGAGGACCTCGGACAGGATCCCGTGCTGCAAGGCATCTTGGAGGAAGAAGACCTcaaccgcctcgtcgagctgtACTTTGCCAAGCTTGCGCCGACGTTTatgcacctcgacgacggggtccATTCGCCCATCTTCCTGCGCATGAACAGCCCGTTTTTGACAACGGCGatcgcggccgtcgcggcgagTTTCGACCCGCTCTCGCTCCTCATCGCGCCAGGGCTGCAGGCGCATGCCCATCGGCTCGCAAGTCTGGCCTTTGAGAACGGGTCCAAGAgtctcgaggtcgtgcaggggttcctcgcgctcgtccacTGGGCTGCGTGGCCCAGCCACGACTGGCTCGCAGACCGCAGCTGGGCGTATCAGGGCCAAGCGATGCGCCTCGCCTGCGAGatccgcctcgacctcccaCCAGACCCCAACCTCGCGCTCACGTACCGCCATTCCCGGCCgctgaccgacgacgaggtcgcgaggCTTATGGCGTGTAGGAAGCGGACATACTTGCTGGTGTGCCTCTCCGAGATCGG actTGCGACACAGTCAGGCCGCGCCGACACCACCTCTGGCCACCGCCTCATCCACCCGCCTGACCTCGGGTTCCTTCGCCCCCATGATAGCAGAAACATGACCTTCTCTGCCAGCGTCAAGCTCAACCACATCTTCGGGCGCGCTCTCCACCGCTGGCACGGTATGGACAAGGACGATACGCCGgatctcgagcgcgagctgttTGTCCGCGACTGGCGCAGGGATCTCGGCGAGTGGAAGACTAGCTGGATGGGAACTA gccggctcgtcgacgttgcAGCAGTGTACAACCACatcatgctgctgctgctttcGCTCCGCGTCCCGGGGTCACATGCGTCAACGCAGGCGCTGCTCCGCGAGATTTCCGAGCTGGCGGTTCAGCTGCTCGTCACTGTCCTCCgctggcgcgacgacgtgccgttTGACGAGTCAGGAGGACTAGCCTACGCGTCCAACTTTCTCATCGTCCAGATCGCGTATGGCGCGGCACTGGTCCACAAGCTCGCGCGGCCGCTGGACTCGGACCGTGCCGCCGAAGTGTCTGCACGTGTGACTGACATTGCGACGCTCCTCGACCAGATTGCCGCGGCGAGGCTGCACACGGTTAGTTTTGCAGGCTATTATGCCGCACAGATCCGCTCGCTGTGTGGGCTCGAGGCACCGCCACAGCCGTCGCACCACGTCAACATCAACGTCCAGGGTGCGGCCGGCCCAGATCCCTTCGACTTTAGCTTCATGCTGGACCACGAACCGCACGCGTTTGACGCGACGGTGATCAGTGACAGGATACTGTCGTTGCTGGGCGTGGGCCTGGAGGAGCAGTGGGAGTGA
- the SPBC460.04c_7 gene encoding Putative alpha-ketoglutarate-dependent sulfonate dioxygenase produces the protein MAPIAVPTNDAIPPAPVDANDDLAEVKAKIAAGNVGKKSWASYAVPPDNAIRRYLKAGGIDLYNGYPAYKQADSVYDNVRDTERVLRDGREFVDPGTRADPEKKALFAAAKEVITLTKHIGTELVGVQLKDLDDKQRDELALLIAERGVVFFRDQDLSPQKQLELGKYLGDGEVYDFGTLATVPSLGPGITLIWEKARSYQRSYRLPWPEYNGYNGQGWHVDGPTATEQGESSYTHLHHDSVPSDSGDTTWASGYAAYDKLSPGFKKFVDGLTGIYRSNTTAKNSKNPDGPRIPKFERAPLVRTHPVTKWKTLFVADRGLVGIEGFDKTESEVIIKYLVSVYNQSQEIAVRFKWTPGASAIWDNRVTNHAAVRDFDWSQANERHGTNVISVGSTKPYFDPKSKSRGEALGIEGWLDPALDTEKWFELYHL, from the exons ATGGCCCCCATCGCAGTCCCCACCAACGACGCCATcccccccgcgcccgtcgacgccaacgacgacctggccgaggtcaaggccaagattgccgccggcaacgtCGGCAAGAAGTCGTGGGCTTCGTACGCCGTGCCCCCCGACAACGCGATCAGGCGCTACCTCAAGGCGGGCGGCATCGACCTGTACAACGGCTACCCGGCGTACAAGCAGGCCGACTCGGTCTACGACAATGTGCGCGACACGGAGCGCGTGCTCCGTGACGGCCGCGAGTTTGTCGACCCCGgcacccgcgccgaccccgagaagaaggcgctGTTCGCGGCTGCCAAGGAGGTGATCACGCTCACCAAGCACATTGGT accgagctcgtcggcgtccagctcaaggacctgGACGACAAGCAGcgtgacgagctcgccctgctcATTGCCGAGCGtggcgtcgtcttcttccgcGACCAGGACCTCTCGCCCcagaagcagctcgagctgggcaagtacctcggcgacggcgaggtgtaCGACTTTGGCACGCTCGCGACGGTCCCCTCGCTCGGGCCGGGCATCACGCTCATCTGGGAGAAGGCGCGCTCGTACCAGCGCAGCTACCGCCTCCCGTGGCCCGAGTACAACGGGTACAACGGCCAGGGATGGCACGTCGACGGGCCCACTGCCACCGAGCAGGGCGAGTCGAGCTACACCCACCTGCACCACGACTCCGTAccgtccgactcgggcgaCACGACTTGGGCGAGTGGGTACGCGGCGTACGACAAGCTCTCGCCCGGCTTCAAGAAGTTTGTCGACGGCTTGAC CGGCATCTACCGCTCCAACACGACGGCCAAGAACTCAAAGAACCCCGACGGCCCCCGCATCCCCAAGtttgagcgcgcgccgctcgtccgcACCCACCCCGTGACCAAGTGGAAGACGCTGttcgtcgccgaccgcggGCTGGTCGGCATCGAGGGGTTCGACAAGACCGAGTCCGAGGTGATCATCAAGTACCTCGTGTCCGTGTACAACCAGTCGCAGGAGATTGCCGTGCGCTTCAAGTGGACGCCGGGCGCCAGTGCAATCTGGGACAACCGCGTGACCAACCatgccgccgtgcgcgactTTGACTGGAGCCAGGCCAACGAGCGCCACGGCACAAACGTCATCTCGGTCGGCAGCACCAAGCCGTACTTTGACCCCAAGTCCAAgagccgcggcgaggcgctcggcatcgagggctggctcgaccccgcgctcgacacggagAAGTGGTTCGAGCTGTACCACTTGTAG